From one Xiphias gladius isolate SHS-SW01 ecotype Sanya breed wild chromosome 12, ASM1685928v1, whole genome shotgun sequence genomic stretch:
- the LOC120797107 gene encoding DNA damage-inducible transcript 4-like protein: MVATSTLKTKSSECISDLVDRRYDQACIEKELDFWDHCLAEPQRNADVTEDRTCQQLAKMFENCLSRAKKTTLHCSSVLVPEKLTRRIAREVLRLASCEPCGLRGCVLYVLLELDKGCKRLERIVYDATVVPTFELTLVFKQDGTAWPSLRDFLFMGTCFGPTFRHVLKLSPGFRLVKKKLYSSSAGTVVEEC, from the exons ATGGTTGCCACAAGCACACTGAAGACCAAAAGCAGCGAGTGCATTTCGGACTTGGTCGACCGAAGATATGACCAGGCTTGCATTGAGAAAG AACTGGATTTCTGGGATCACTGCTTGGCCGAGCCCCAGAGGAATGCAGATGTCACTGAGGACAGAACCTGTCAACAGCTGGCCAAGATGTTTGAAAACTGCCTGTCACGAGCCAAGAAGACGACGCTGCACTGCTCCTCTGTGCTGGTACCAGAGAAGCTTACGCGGAGAATAGCTCGCGAAGTCCTGCGGCTGGCATCTTGCGAGCCCTGCGGCCTGCGCGGCTGCGTCCTCTACGTCCTCCTGGAGCTGGACAAGGGCTGCAAGCGGCTAGAGCGCATCGTGTACGATGCCACCGTGGTGCCCACTTTTGAGCTGACTCTCGTGTTCAAGCAGGATGGTACCGCCTGGCCCAGCCTAAGGGACTTCCTCTTTATGGGAACCTGCTTTGGCCCAACTTTCAGGCACGTACTCAAACTGAGCCCAGGTTTCCGGCTTGTCAAAAAAAAGCTGTACTCCTCCTCGGCTGGTACCGTGGTAGAGGAGTGCTGA